In the Chlorobium limicola DSM 245 genome, one interval contains:
- a CDS encoding transcriptional regulator, with amino-acid sequence MIFPCEKAVWYYLPQIRADLAIELVKTGMTQSQAAKKLGVTPAAVSQYIHKKRGLQLPRTRMYRQEIKAAARKICEDASVDELHFIVCKCCQLLKKEGETASAPEESQCS; translated from the coding sequence GTGATATTTCCCTGTGAAAAAGCGGTTTGGTATTATCTTCCGCAGATTCGTGCCGATCTTGCTATCGAGTTGGTTAAAACCGGTATGACGCAGTCCCAGGCGGCCAAAAAACTTGGAGTGACACCTGCTGCCGTTTCGCAGTATATCCATAAAAAGCGTGGTCTGCAATTACCGAGAACCAGAATGTATCGTCAGGAAATCAAGGCTGCGGCGAGAAAAATCTGTGAGGACGCATCAGTCGATGAACTGCATTTTATTGTCTGCAAATGCTGTCAATTGCTGAAAAAGGAGGGGGAAACCGCTTCTGCGCCGGAAGAGAGTCAGTGTTCATAA
- a CDS encoding cytochrome c biogenesis protein ResB translates to MSKVMNGWSGDIRSYRLSSLVTVCIVVAGFVLQYIAQGQGVGMLSWPFNALFLAVFAVFIVLLGAGFRTNDFVLWLGGIPFGLSLIFAIAFLSLLGGVIPQGISSGNILFERLGLSRMFSGWPFSLVVFCFLCNLGLSVVWKIIPFRLSNLQFMLFHGGFWIALASGLAGASDLQRVIIPVYEGRENSRAYIPQENRMVQLPFSVYLADFSIEEYAPQIVLYDPENDRVMQGEVTGTTGVSKGYRANWPGFAVTVQDYLPHALPDSSGIPRPTGQENGIPYAKIRITAGGKSAERWLNTGSPFIKPGVVQIDRFYLVMFPGSPKVFRSGVVLSGSSGRRTAELEVNKPVTYEGWKLYQMGYDEKAGRWSQLSLIEAVSDPWLPAVYCGFFMIMAGNAMFFWKGMKRGERG, encoded by the coding sequence ATGAGTAAAGTCATGAATGGATGGTCAGGAGATATTCGGAGTTATCGTTTATCGTCGCTTGTTACGGTTTGTATAGTGGTCGCGGGGTTCGTCCTGCAGTATATCGCTCAAGGTCAGGGAGTCGGGATGCTTTCCTGGCCTTTCAATGCCCTGTTTCTTGCTGTTTTTGCGGTATTTATCGTGCTGCTTGGAGCGGGATTCAGGACTAATGACTTCGTTCTCTGGCTGGGCGGCATACCGTTCGGACTGTCTCTTATTTTTGCAATCGCGTTTCTCTCTCTGCTTGGCGGCGTTATTCCCCAGGGAATTTCGTCCGGCAACATTCTTTTTGAAAGGCTGGGATTGAGCCGGATGTTTTCCGGTTGGCCATTTTCTCTGGTCGTGTTTTGCTTTCTCTGCAATCTCGGCTTGTCTGTTGTCTGGAAAATTATTCCGTTCAGGCTCTCGAATCTTCAGTTCATGCTCTTTCACGGCGGATTCTGGATCGCACTGGCATCCGGACTTGCCGGCGCTTCTGATCTGCAACGGGTTATTATCCCTGTTTATGAAGGCCGCGAGAACAGCCGGGCTTATATTCCTCAGGAGAATCGTATGGTGCAGCTTCCTTTTTCCGTTTATCTCGCTGATTTTTCCATTGAAGAGTATGCTCCCCAGATTGTGCTTTATGATCCGGAAAACGACCGTGTTATGCAGGGAGAGGTAACCGGAACGACCGGGGTGAGCAAGGGGTACAGGGCGAATTGGCCGGGTTTTGCCGTTACCGTGCAGGATTACCTGCCGCATGCCCTCCCTGACAGCAGCGGCATTCCCCGACCGACAGGACAGGAAAACGGTATTCCTTATGCTAAAATAAGGATCACTGCAGGCGGAAAAAGTGCCGAACGATGGCTGAACACCGGCAGCCCTTTTATCAAGCCGGGAGTCGTACAGATCGACCGTTTTTATCTTGTGATGTTTCCCGGTTCTCCGAAAGTTTTTCGTTCCGGCGTCGTACTCAGCGGCAGCAGCGGCAGGAGAACTGCAGAGCTTGAAGTCAACAAACCGGTTACCTATGAAGGGTGGAAACTCTATCAGATGGGTTATGACGAGAAAGCCGGACGGTGGTCGCAATTGAGTTTGATCGAAGCGGTAAGCGACCCATGGCTTCCTGCGGTTTACTGTGGTTTTTTCATGATTATGGCCGGTAACGCAATGTTTTTCTGGAAAGGAATGAAACGGGGAGAGAGAGGATGA
- the ccsA gene encoding cytochrome c biogenesis protein CcsA, which translates to MTLADFPVFAFSAIACWVIGSLLQIAVRRYPAVRFPSYAVMLAGTVLIGWFIVSYWITLERPPLRTLGETRLWYAALIPVVGFLVEYRWKIGWLKYYCMVLAAFFLGINIAHPDVFDKALMPALQSVWFIPHVVVYLVGYVLLAASSAAAWHNIYSGLRSKTELLGYSLSHYLALLGFVLLTFGLVFGALWAKEAWGHYWTWDPKETWAFISWLAYLGYLHLSANGTGRDKLQWYLALSFLVLLVCWFGVNYMPSAQNSVHSYQPD; encoded by the coding sequence ATGACGCTTGCTGATTTTCCGGTTTTCGCGTTTTCTGCGATTGCCTGCTGGGTGATCGGTTCCCTGCTGCAGATTGCTGTCCGTCGTTATCCTGCCGTGCGATTCCCTTCGTATGCCGTTATGCTGGCAGGAACAGTGTTAATCGGATGGTTTATCGTTTCTTACTGGATTACTCTCGAACGTCCGCCCCTGAGAACCCTTGGAGAGACACGATTATGGTATGCCGCGCTTATTCCTGTAGTCGGTTTTCTTGTCGAATACCGCTGGAAGATCGGCTGGCTGAAATATTATTGTATGGTGCTGGCGGCTTTTTTTCTCGGCATCAACATCGCCCATCCTGATGTGTTCGACAAGGCACTCATGCCGGCTCTGCAGAGTGTCTGGTTTATTCCTCATGTTGTTGTCTATCTTGTCGGTTACGTACTGCTCGCAGCCTCTTCGGCTGCTGCCTGGCACAACATCTATTCCGGTCTCCGTTCAAAGACCGAGCTGCTTGGCTACTCGTTATCACACTATCTTGCGCTTCTTGGATTCGTTTTGCTGACGTTCGGGCTGGTTTTCGGTGCGCTTTGGGCAAAGGAGGCGTGGGGTCACTACTGGACCTGGGATCCCAAGGAGACCTGGGCATTTATTTCATGGCTTGCCTATCTCGGTTATCTGCATCTTTCGGCAAACGGAACCGGTCGCGATAAACTGCAATGGTATCTTGCCCTCTCTTTTCTGGTGCTTCTGGTCTGCTGGTTCGGAGTAAATTACATGCCTTCGGCGCAGAACAGCGTGCATAGTTATCAGCCTGATTGA